In Larimichthys crocea isolate SSNF chromosome VI, L_crocea_2.0, whole genome shotgun sequence, one genomic interval encodes:
- the ccdc71 gene encoding uncharacterized protein ccdc71 translates to MADAARGPVVGRPLVFANEERRAVHSWSRISSAGHNVLLDALKILSPMSHDLSSSGELVTFVQDLSEEGHKPTVLRSKDVYGYRSCTNQPLTEDKLKPPNRTVRPTAKRRGRKPMAKKREVHPSWNTSESSSPRIQGVRPGPPELLVDHHPFICSRTPIRSVEMSQVRPCLRLTNIEGLSGFHTARLQIHTSWDSSLEAPSVAFSQQQHPPTLSGIPLQPSQNGGGASTKAVALFSQKSLSCPLRLDGALIGDSAPVFYANGRAFPETHTELTSNGWKSNGFHRDSQDPKELNNPAGQRNGWKDKNSFKCKVIKVDNSRSVAEARRKAQKILQVNLSPVIQIQPLNHVLRDFRYQNK, encoded by the coding sequence ATGGCTGATGCGGCACGAGGTCCCGTGGTTGGTCGGCCGTTGGTGTTCGCCAATGAAGAGCGGAGGGCGGTACACTCCTGGTCCCGGATCTCGTCAGCGGGGCACAACGTCCTCCTGGATGCTCTGAAGATCCTCAGCCCGATGTCCCACGACCTCTCGAGCAGCGGGGAGCTGGTCACCTTTGTGCAGGACCTGAGCGAAGAGGGCCACAAACCCACCGTGCTGCGCAGCAAGGATGTGTACGGCTACCGCTCCTGCACAAACCAGCCCCTGACTGAAGACAAGCTAAAGCCACCCAACAGGACCGTCAGACCAACCGCcaagaggaggggaaggaagcCCATGGCTAAGAAAAGGGAAGTGCACCCGTCCTGGAATACCTCTGAGAGCAGCAGCCCCAGGATTCAAGGGGTCCGCCCTGGCCCTCCGGAGCTGCTGGTGGACCATCATCCCTTCATCTGCAGCCGGACACCCATTCGGTCTGTAGAGATGTCGCAGGTGCGGCCGTGCCTCAGACTGACCAACATTGAAGGCCTCTCTGGCTTCCACACGGCCAGACTCCAGATCCACACTTCCTGGGACTCATCCTTGGAGGCGCCGTCTGTtgccttttcacagcagcagcaccctcCAACGCTTTCAGGAATACCTTTGCAGCCTTCTCAGAACGGTGGCGGGGCGTCCACCAAAGCCGTGGCCTTGTTCAGCCAGAAGAGCCTGTCCTGTCCCCTTCGACTGGACGGCGCCCTCATCGGCGATTCCGCTCCAGTCTTTTACGCCAACGGTCGGGCATTCCCAGAAACTCACACAGAGCTGACCAGCAACGGCTGGAAGAGCAATGGCTTCCACCGGGACAGTCAGGACCCCAAGGAACTGAACAACCCAGCCGGGCAAAGAAATGGCTGGAAGGACAAGAACAGTTTTAAGTGTAAAGTGATAAAGGTGGACAACTCCCGCTCTGTGGCTGAGGCCCGCAGGAAAGCGCAAAAGATCCTGCAGGTCAACCTGTCTCCAGTGATTCAGATCCAACCTCTCAACCACGTGCTGAGAGACTTCAGATACCAGAATAAATGA